Genomic window (Aurantimicrobium sp. INA4):
TTCGAGAGTCTGCTCTCCCTGGGTTGATACTCGTGCTGCGAAAAGCACATCAGAGTCATGGGCACTTGCGCGCACCAATTCAACAGTTACATCTGAACGAAATTCAATCTCAGCCACGGATAAAACCTTACCCGTCGTCACGTTACGTCATACTCGGCACGACGAAGATAAAGAGAAATAGTCTTTAACAACCATGGATCTCTCACTTATCCTGCTGCTCATTGGCGGACTCATTGTGGTCTCGACCGCAATTGGGTTTCTCGTCAAAGCGACAGAGGGGCGTGCCAAAAAACAGGATGGCTTGACCCGAGTGAACCCCGCGAACCTAGGCGAAGGAATCCAATTTGGAAAAATCGGAACCCTTCTCCAATTCAGTTCAGAGTTTTGTACAAAGTGTCCAGGGACAAGAAAATACCTAGCTCAGGTCGCCGCGCAGTATCCCGGAGTTGCTTATGTCGACGTGGACCTCACGCATCGGCAAGATCTGGCTCAACAATTCAATATCCTCCAAACTCCCACAACATTTATCCTTGATGACAGTGGTGCGATTGCCGCTCGCATTGGAGGATCTCCCAGACCTGAGGCAGTAATCTCTGCCTTAGAAATCGCTATCAAGAGAGAGCACGACAGCTATGTCATCTAATAAGCCCAACCCGCTTGCAGCTAAGCCTGGAACACAAGGCATTGATCCACGTGGCCCCCGCTTTGGTGCCACCCTCACCCTGATTACGCTCACCGTTGAGCTCATTTTGTTACTGGCTAACCCCGCAGCACTTTCTGCGAGCAATTCTGTATTCCAAAATCTCTTCACTCCGGCTGGTTTACTGCTTGCGTACATCACCGTCATTTTTGCCATTGGCGCATTTGCCGGTATTTCCAAGCACCCCTATGGCGCTATTTTCAAATCAGCAATTCGACCTCGTCTATCTGCGCCGGAAGAACTTGAAGATCCTAAACCACCAACTTTCGCTCAACTCATTGGTTTCATCATTTCCCTGGCAGGTTTGGTCTTCGCAGTGCTGGGCATCACTACCGGCGCTGTTATTGCGGTTGCCTTTGCCTTCGTCGCTGCATTCTTGAACTCTGTTTTTGGCTACTGCTTAGGATGCCAAATCTATGTTCTGCTCGTTCGCGCAGGTATCGTGGGACGCGGAGGCGCATCCGCGTAACTCGAAATACTTTCGAGCCACGGCCGCTTCCTCAAGGAGGTTGTCGTGGCTCGTTCGTTAACGGTTCTCATCGCTGGTGGGTCAGGGATGATTGGCTCGGCTCTGACAGAACTGTTGCTGCAAAATGGTCATGATGTTCGCCACCTTTCGCGAAATCCATCCAGCTACGCTTCCAGCGTGCAGTCATATGCATGGGCGCCTGGAGTGGCACCACTGGACTTAGACCAGCTATCTCAGCAGCTGGGTAAGCCCATTGATGTGATTGTGAACTTGGCTGGATCAACCATCAGCAAAATGCCCTGGACTGCTGGGCGAAAGAAAATTATTCTCGATTCACGTATTGAATCGACGAGCACCATTGTTGACGCGATTGCCCGCGCTCAACACAAACCCGAGGTGTTGATTAACGGCTCTGCTGTCGGATTTTATGGAGACCGCGACAACGAGATTTTGACTGAATCTTCTTCACAAGGGGTAGGCTTCCTTGCTGAGGTTGTTGCCCAGTGGGAAGAGGCAGCGATGCCTGCGACAAAACACACTCGAGTTGTCTTGGCTCGAACCGGACTTGTCCTCGGAGACCACGGGGCTTTGGGGCCTTTGAAACTCATCACAAAATTCTTTGCCTCCGGCCCGCTTGCTGGCGGCAAGGACTGGTGGCCCTGGATCAGTTTGGAGGACGAAGCCCGCGCACTGGCATTTTTGATTGACCACGATGTCACTGGCGCAGTCAACCTCGTTGGCCCTGAATCTGCGACCTCTGCGGCCGTCATGAAAGAGCTTGCCCATCAACTCAAACGGCCATTCTGGCTACCAGCACCTGGCTTCGCCATTTCGCTGATGTTAGGTCAAGCAGGTCGTGAACTTCTTCTCTCCAGTCAACATATTGTTCCTGAAGTTCTGTTAACTTCTGGTTTCAGCTTCACCGATCAGACCATTTCTGAGGGCGTGCG
Coding sequences:
- a CDS encoding thioredoxin family protein, whose translation is MDLSLILLLIGGLIVVSTAIGFLVKATEGRAKKQDGLTRVNPANLGEGIQFGKIGTLLQFSSEFCTKCPGTRKYLAQVAAQYPGVAYVDVDLTHRQDLAQQFNILQTPTTFILDDSGAIAARIGGSPRPEAVISALEIAIKREHDSYVI
- a CDS encoding DUF4395 domain-containing protein translates to MSSNKPNPLAAKPGTQGIDPRGPRFGATLTLITLTVELILLLANPAALSASNSVFQNLFTPAGLLLAYITVIFAIGAFAGISKHPYGAIFKSAIRPRLSAPEELEDPKPPTFAQLIGFIISLAGLVFAVLGITTGAVIAVAFAFVAAFLNSVFGYCLGCQIYVLLVRAGIVGRGGASA
- a CDS encoding TIGR01777 family oxidoreductase, whose product is MARSLTVLIAGGSGMIGSALTELLLQNGHDVRHLSRNPSSYASSVQSYAWAPGVAPLDLDQLSQQLGKPIDVIVNLAGSTISKMPWTAGRKKIILDSRIESTSTIVDAIARAQHKPEVLINGSAVGFYGDRDNEILTESSSQGVGFLAEVVAQWEEAAMPATKHTRVVLARTGLVLGDHGALGPLKLITKFFASGPLAGGKDWWPWISLEDEARALAFLIDHDVTGAVNLVGPESATSAAVMKELAHQLKRPFWLPAPGFAISLMLGQAGRELLLSSQHIVPEVLLTSGFSFTDQTISEGVRSALR